One genomic region from Harpia harpyja isolate bHarHar1 chromosome 1, bHarHar1 primary haplotype, whole genome shotgun sequence encodes:
- the LOC128141985 gene encoding probable G-protein coupled receptor 141: MPNSSVTQQNHSSNETLLDTSERLRTILIALYIIDLAGGTLGVIMMSHQLFQRRPQSVMTVIIISLLVLHTFMLLSIPFRLSYYILREWKFGRFACKLASAIIYLHMYTTFMFYVAIIIIRLFRLEFRKCYTTTGVAAVWLVGALVVTPVLLSYYGTSRTYLSSECFQFHKEIQEVPMLIINYCLVGILVAVCAVLTVIQLSVMYRLAVKYWPDINSHVEFRAQAKSFFFILVTLVCFMPHHVFRVYYIQNCHLDKDHKLLPYNEIFLALTTMCCLDMLCFIAGIAH; encoded by the coding sequence ATGCCTAACAGCAGTGTAACCCAGCAGAACCATTCCTCCAACGAGACACTGCTGGACACCTCAGAGAGGCTCCGCACCATTCTTATAGCCCTGTACATCATTGACCTGGCTGGTGGCACCCTCGGGGTCATCATGATGTCCCACCAGTTGTTTCAAAGGAGACCACAATCTGTGATGACCGTTATCATCATCAGCCTCCTGGTGCTGCACACCTTTATGCTACTCAGCATCCCCTTCCGCCTCAGCTATTACATTTTACGGGAATGGAAATTCGGGAGGTTCGCCTGCAAGCTAGCAAGCGCCATCATCTACCTCCACATGTACACCACCTTCATGTTTTACGTGGCTATCATCATAATACGCCTCTTCCGACTCGAGTTTAGGAAGTGCTACACTACAACCGGGGTGGCTGCTGTCTGGCTGGTGGGAGCGTTGGTGGTCACTCCCGTTCTTCTCTCGTACTATGGCACCTCTAGGACATACCTCTCCTCGGAATGCTTTCAGTTCCACAAGGAGATACAAGAGGTGCCCATGCTGATCATAAACTACTGCTTGGTTGGGATTTTGGTGGCAGTTTGTGCTGTGCTCACTGTAATCCAGTTGTCTGTGATGTATAGACTGGCTGTGAAATACTGGCCTGACATCAACTCCCATGTGGAATTCAGGGCTCAGGCAAAGAGTTTCTTCTTCATCTTGGTAACATTAGTGTGCTTTATGCCTCATCATGTATTCAGAGTATATTACATCCAAAACTGCCACTTGGATAAGGACCATAAACTACTCCCATACAATGAAATTTTTTTAGCTTTAACAACAATGTGCTGCTTGGATATGTTGTGCTTCATAGCAGGAATAGCCCACTGA